Proteins encoded within one genomic window of Betaproteobacteria bacterium:
- the clsB gene encoding cardiolipin synthase ClsB: MRFRDGNSLDLLSNGEQYFPALEREIDAAASEIYLETYIFEADATGDRIAQALIRAALRGVAVCLLVDGFGSRLFAQNLQPRLLEAGVQSLVFRPESSLFKFRRTRLRRLHRKLVVIDGKVGFCGGINVIDDVHAGGPVHPRFDYAVRVQGPLLADMHAAVRAVWMRAAWTNMRRRWAPPIGPRPDAPPAGDRRAAFLARDNFRHRHDIERAYLAAIRSAKFEVVIANAYFLPGKRFRRALLAATHRGVRVVLLLQGRVEYLLVHYATRALYHQLLDAGVEIHEYQRSFLHAKVAVIDGRWATVGSSNIDPVSLLLAREANVVVENQAFASDLRDSLQSAIASGAKPVAREYAVKMGVVTRLMTWIAYGLLRILTGISSYGRARDFL, encoded by the coding sequence ATGAGGTTTCGCGACGGCAACAGCCTCGATCTGCTGAGCAACGGCGAACAATATTTTCCGGCACTCGAACGCGAAATCGACGCGGCGGCAAGCGAAATCTATCTCGAGACTTACATATTCGAAGCGGATGCGACGGGCGACAGGATTGCGCAGGCGCTCATTCGCGCCGCACTTCGCGGCGTGGCGGTTTGCCTGCTGGTCGACGGGTTCGGTTCCCGCCTGTTTGCGCAAAACCTGCAACCCCGGTTGCTGGAAGCGGGCGTGCAATCGCTGGTGTTTCGTCCCGAGAGTTCGTTGTTCAAATTCAGGCGCACGCGATTGCGGCGTCTGCACCGCAAACTTGTGGTGATCGATGGGAAGGTCGGATTCTGCGGCGGCATCAACGTCATCGACGATGTTCATGCCGGAGGGCCGGTTCATCCGCGTTTCGACTACGCGGTGCGCGTGCAGGGTCCGCTGCTGGCGGACATGCACGCAGCGGTGCGCGCCGTGTGGATGCGTGCGGCCTGGACCAATATGCGCCGGCGCTGGGCTCCGCCGATCGGTCCGCGGCCGGACGCGCCGCCGGCCGGCGACCGGCGGGCGGCCTTTCTGGCGCGCGACAATTTCCGGCATCGCCACGATATCGAACGAGCCTACCTCGCGGCGATCAGAAGTGCGAAATTCGAAGTGGTGATCGCCAATGCCTACTTCCTGCCGGGCAAGCGTTTTCGCCGCGCATTGCTCGCAGCGACACATCGTGGAGTGCGCGTGGTCCTGCTATTGCAGGGACGCGTTGAGTATCTTCTGGTGCACTATGCTACGCGCGCCCTCTATCATCAGTTGCTCGACGCCGGAGTGGAGATTCACGAGTATCAGCGCAGTTTCCTGCATGCGAAGGTCGCGGTCATCGATGGACGCTGGGCGACGGTCGGGTCGTCCAACATCGATCCGGTCAGCCTGTTGCTGGCGCGTGAAGCCAACGTCGTGGTGGAAAACCAAGCCTTCGCGAGCGATCTGCGCGACAGCTTGCAGTCAGCCATCGCGTCCGGTGCGAAGCCGGTTGCGCGAGAGTACGCGGTGAAGATGGGCGTGGTGACGCGTCTGATGACGTGGATCGCTTATGGCCTGTTGCGCATTCTCACCGGCATTTCGAGTTACGGACGGGCACGCGATTTCCTTTGA